The segment TGCCACCGGATGGGCCGGTTCTCGGAAATGGACGAGAACCAGACCTACGAGCATCGGCGGGTCAGCCCGGACGAAACCCGCGAAACCTGCATCATCCCGAAACCCCAGATCTAGATCACTTCTTCTCCCCGGCCGGCGCTCCTTCGGCGGACGCGGGCGCGAGCAACGCCTGGATCTCGCCGTGGATTCCGAAGCCTCCGTCGGCGACCGCATCGATCACCCCGTCGTACGCGTAGCTTCCGGCCGAAAACGCGATCTTCTCGAGCTTGCGCGCCGGCGGGATGGTCCGCCCTCGGCCGATTCCGCCGACGTGGTGGTATCGTCCTCGAGCAAACCCATCGGGAGGCGTTCCATGGAATCCCTGGCCGGCCAGACCATCGCTCATTACAAGATCGTCGGGCTCCTCGGCACCGGAGGGATGGGCTCCGTCTACGAAGCGGAGGACTCCGACCTCGGCCGCCGCGTCGCGATCAAGGTCCTCTCCGCCGACCTGAAGAACGAAGCCGCGATGCTCGAGCGCTTCAAGCGCGAGGCCCGCGCGGCCTCGGCGCTGAACCATCCGGGCATCTGCACGGTCTTCGCGATCGAGCAGCACGACGGCCAGCCCTTCATCGTGATGGAGCTGATCAAGGGCTCCACACTCGCCGAGAAGATGGGCCGGCAGCCGTTCGAGATCGGCCCGCTCCTCGACCTGGGGATCCAGATCGCGGATGCACTCGAATCGGCGCATTCCAAGGGGATCGCCCACCGGGACTTGAAGCCCGCGAACCTGATGATCAACGACCGGGGACAGGTCAAGATCCTCGACTTCGGCCTCGCGAAGGTCGAGGCCGCGTTCGCCCAGAAGGGCGAGGACTCCAGCCTCGACACGGCGATCGGCGCCGGCCCGTTGACGATGACGGGAACGGTGATGGGTACCGTTCACTACATGTCGCCGGAGCAGGCCCGGGGTCAGCTGACCGACGCGCGGACGGACATCTTCTCGCTCGGCGCCGTGCTCTATCAGATGGCGACCGGCGCCCTTCCCTTCCAGGGGGACACGCAGGCGGTGATCTTCGACGCCATCCTGAACCGCGATCCACTGCCGCTTTCCCAGGTCAATCCCGCGCAGCCTCCGGAGCTCGGACGGATCATCGGCCGCGCGCTCGAAAAGGACCGGGCGATGCGCTACCAGAGCGCGACGGACCTGAAGACCGAGCTCCTGCGCTTGAAGAGGGACGTCGACTCGGGCCCGAGGCGCGCCGCGGAGCTCTCGGACTCAAAGAGCGGCGCCGTGAAACCGACGGAGAAGTCCGTCGCCGTTCTCTACTTCGAGAATCTCTCCGGCGTGAAGGAGGACGAATACTTCCGCGACGGAATCACCGAGGACATCATCGCGGAGCTCTCGAAGATCGAAGGGCTCAAGGTCTTCTCGCGGCCGACCGTCCTCACCTACCGCGACAAGCCGGCCACACCGGCGCAGATCGGGCAGCAGCTCGGGGCGGCGTACGTCCTCGCCGGGAGTCTCCGGCGCGCCGGGAACCGGCTCCGGATCAGCGCGCAGCTCGTCGACACGCACACGGACTTTCCGCTCTGGATCGAGCGCTACGACCGCGAGATGCAGGACGTCTTCGAGGTGCAGGACGAGATCGCCCGCAAGATCGCCTCGGCCCTGCGGCTGACGTTGAGCCCCCGCGAGGAGAAGGCGATCGCGGCCCGCCCGACGGAGAACCTGCAGGCCTACGACTTCTTCCTTCGGGGCCGCAGTTATGCGAGGCGCCGCACGCGCCAGGATCTCGAGTTCGCGCTGCAGATGTACGAGAACGCGGTGGCCCAGGACCCGGGCTTCGCGCTCGCCTGGGCCGGCATCGCGAGCGTGTGCGGGATCTACCACTTCGACTACGAGCGGACGCCGAAGTGGACCGAGAAGGCGGTCGCCGCGTCGCAGCGGGCGAGCGCCCTCGGCCGGGACCTGCCGGAGGTCCGGGTGGCGGAGGCATGGGTGCTCCACAGCGAGGGGAAGAA is part of the Thermoanaerobaculia bacterium genome and harbors:
- a CDS encoding protein kinase → MESLAGQTIAHYKIVGLLGTGGMGSVYEAEDSDLGRRVAIKVLSADLKNEAAMLERFKREARAASALNHPGICTVFAIEQHDGQPFIVMELIKGSTLAEKMGRQPFEIGPLLDLGIQIADALESAHSKGIAHRDLKPANLMINDRGQVKILDFGLAKVEAAFAQKGEDSSLDTAIGAGPLTMTGTVMGTVHYMSPEQARGQLTDARTDIFSLGAVLYQMATGALPFQGDTQAVIFDAILNRDPLPLSQVNPAQPPELGRIIGRALEKDRAMRYQSATDLKTELLRLKRDVDSGPRRAAELSDSKSGAVKPTEKSVAVLYFENLSGVKEDEYFRDGITEDIIAELSKIEGLKVFSRPTVLTYRDKPATPAQIGQQLGAAYVLAGSLRRAGNRLRISAQLVDTHTDFPLWIERYDREMQDVFEVQDEIARKIASALRLTLSPREEKAIAARPTENLQAYDFFLRGRSYARRRTRQDLEFALQMYENAVAQDPGFALAWAGIASVCGIYHFDYERTPKWTEKAVAASQRASALGRDLPEVRVAEAWVLHSEGKNAEAQAIVREVVASKPDCEGAYYLLGRSLFSSGHYQELVDMADTAIDASGEDYSVFVPIMNAMNALGKEDQERNIRQRAIETLEKQIAKVPEDARARSLLANFYSQIGRADDAIREMQFAITLRPTDPTMHYNTACTYCSLGRKSEAIEALKQAWKFGYRDSVWVRRDPDLNSLHGDPDFEKLYPEESAGS